In Pajaroellobacter abortibovis, the following are encoded in one genomic region:
- a CDS encoding HesB/IscA family protein yields the protein MSSPTFTQEFDASPLGTKKEEKGFVTSSEPPISVSERALEAIRAKLAKRQTPDALIRIGVRGGGCVGYAYVIEFHDGPPRARDLLFEFDGVKIICDPKSILYLKGSVLDWEQTLMYQGFKFKNPMEKTNCGCGHSFTV from the coding sequence ATGAGTTCTCCTACATTTACGCAAGAGTTTGATGCGTCCCCTTTGGGAACAAAGAAAGAGGAAAAGGGCTTTGTAACTTCTTCGGAACCGCCGATCTCTGTTTCTGAACGAGCTCTTGAAGCAATCCGTGCCAAATTGGCTAAACGCCAGACTCCTGACGCCTTGATTCGGATAGGGGTGCGGGGAGGAGGATGTGTCGGATATGCTTATGTGATTGAGTTTCACGATGGCCCTCCTCGCGCACGAGATCTTTTATTTGAATTTGATGGGGTTAAAATAATATGTGATCCCAAGAGCATCCTTTATCTCAAGGGATCAGTGCTTGATTGGGAACAAACATTGATGTACCAGGGCTTCAAATTCAAGAATCCTATGGAGAAGACAAACTGCGGTTGTGGTCATTCTTTCACCGTGTAG
- the hscB gene encoding Fe-S protein assembly co-chaperone HscB: protein MNPFTLFDIPPAYRVDLEALEKTYQQLSMRLHPDRHTHSLPGERKAALLKMAQINEAWNILQNPIARAEALFRLGGFALGEASEPKPEKDFLMAIMDLREDLEKAHRDRDARAIEDLKRSVQSRCMQIEEELADQLFLTSSMSCSHLESLLPKLSQLRYFSHFLKEVDMLQEEHY, encoded by the coding sequence ATGAACCCTTTTACTTTATTCGATATTCCTCCAGCTTATCGAGTTGATCTAGAAGCTCTGGAGAAAACCTATCAACAGCTCTCTATGCGTCTACATCCTGATCGGCACACTCATTCTCTTCCGGGTGAGCGGAAGGCTGCCCTGTTGAAGATGGCTCAAATTAATGAAGCGTGGAATATTCTCCAAAATCCAATTGCTCGTGCGGAAGCTCTCTTTCGGCTTGGAGGTTTTGCATTGGGGGAAGCTTCAGAACCTAAGCCTGAAAAGGATTTTCTGATGGCTATAATGGACTTGCGGGAGGATTTGGAGAAAGCCCACCGCGATCGCGATGCACGCGCGATTGAAGATTTGAAACGCTCTGTTCAATCTCGTTGTATGCAGATTGAAGAGGAATTGGCAGATCAGCTTTTTTTGACGTCCTCAATGAGTTGCAGTCATCTGGAGTCTCTTCTGCCCAAATTAAGTCAACTTCGTTATTTTTCACATTTTCTTAAAGAGGTAGATATGCTCCAGGAGGAGCATTACTAG
- the iscU gene encoding Fe-S cluster assembly scaffold IscU yields MPYNSKIIDHAMNPRNVGTLDKNDPQVGTGLVGAPACGDVMRLQIKVNEEGVIEDARFKTFGCGSAIASSSLAAEWIKGKKVSEALSIRNDDIVEELDLPPVKVHCSILAEDAIKSAITDYRKKQANRLAVQHEDEKKRVQEG; encoded by the coding sequence ATGCCATACAATAGCAAAATAATTGATCATGCTATGAATCCTAGAAACGTAGGTACCCTTGACAAAAATGATCCGCAGGTGGGAACTGGGCTTGTAGGAGCTCCGGCATGTGGTGATGTAATGCGTCTTCAGATTAAAGTCAATGAAGAGGGGGTGATTGAAGATGCCCGATTTAAGACGTTTGGGTGTGGTTCGGCCATCGCTTCCTCTTCTCTGGCGGCCGAGTGGATCAAAGGGAAAAAAGTAAGTGAGGCGCTTTCCATCCGAAATGACGACATTGTTGAAGAGCTTGATCTTCCTCCTGTCAAAGTTCATTGTTCGATCCTTGCGGAAGACGCAATTAAAAGCGCCATTACCGATTACAGAAAAAAGCAGGCGAATCGGCTTGCTGTACAACACGAAGATGAAAAGAAGAGAGTACAGGAAGGATGA
- a CDS encoding IscS subfamily cysteine desulfurase — MVKLPIFMDYHSTTPVDPRVLDEMLPYFTENFGNTASRSHIFGWKAEEVVKYAREKIASLIGAQSEKEIIFTSGATESDNLALKGVAEFYKDRGDHIITTSIEHKAVLDTCKRLEKKGYRVTYLKVDREGLVDPDDVRRTIDSKTILVSVMLANNEVGTIQPLVEIGKITREKGVLFHSDAVQGVGKIDFDVEAMNLDLVSLTAHKMYGPKGVGALYVRRSKPRVRLVPQIDGGGHERGMRSGTLNVASIVGFGKAAEIMQKEGKEEGERILKWREKLRTTLQRELEQVYVNGSLQHRLPGNLNLSFSFVEGEGLMMAIKDVAVSSGSACTSASLEPSYVLRELGVGDELAHSSIRFGLGRFNTEEEVDYVAQLLIEKVTELRNLSPLYEMFKEGIDLKTVKWVAH, encoded by the coding sequence ATGGTTAAATTACCCATTTTTATGGATTATCATTCAACGACGCCTGTTGATCCGAGAGTTCTTGATGAGATGCTCCCTTATTTTACAGAAAACTTTGGCAATACAGCCAGCCGTAGCCATATTTTTGGTTGGAAAGCGGAGGAAGTGGTTAAGTATGCGAGAGAGAAAATTGCCTCCCTGATAGGCGCTCAGAGCGAAAAGGAAATTATTTTCACTTCGGGAGCTACCGAGAGCGATAATTTGGCTTTGAAAGGGGTAGCTGAATTCTACAAGGATAGAGGGGATCACATCATCACCACGAGCATTGAGCATAAGGCTGTGCTCGATACATGTAAGCGCCTGGAGAAAAAGGGCTATCGCGTTACATACCTGAAGGTTGACCGAGAAGGGCTTGTCGATCCTGATGATGTGCGTCGAACGATCGATTCCAAAACGATTCTCGTTAGTGTAATGCTTGCAAATAACGAAGTTGGAACCATTCAGCCTCTTGTGGAAATTGGAAAGATTACGCGGGAGAAAGGAGTTCTGTTTCACAGCGATGCTGTGCAAGGGGTTGGTAAGATTGATTTTGATGTTGAAGCGATGAATCTTGATCTTGTTTCTCTGACGGCGCATAAGATGTATGGCCCTAAAGGGGTAGGTGCGCTTTACGTTCGCCGCTCAAAGCCGCGTGTTCGGTTGGTCCCACAGATAGATGGAGGGGGACATGAGCGAGGGATGCGTTCCGGAACGCTCAATGTGGCTAGTATTGTGGGGTTTGGAAAAGCGGCAGAGATTATGCAGAAGGAGGGGAAAGAAGAAGGGGAGCGCATTTTGAAATGGAGAGAAAAATTGCGCACCACCCTCCAGCGGGAGCTTGAGCAAGTCTATGTCAATGGTTCCTTGCAACATCGATTGCCAGGCAATCTCAATCTTTCCTTCAGCTTTGTGGAGGGGGAGGGATTGATGATGGCGATTAAAGATGTGGCTGTAAGCTCAGGTTCTGCTTGTACTTCCGCGAGTTTGGAGCCCAGCTATGTGCTCCGTGAGTTAGGAGTTGGGGATGAATTGGCTCACTCGAGTATCCGTTTTGGGTTGGGTCGATTCAATACAGAAGAGGAAGTTGATTACGTTGCTCAGCTCCTTATCGAAAAAGTGACAGAACTGCGCAACCTCTCCCCCCTGTACGAAATGTTCAAGGAAGGTATCGATTTAAAGACGGTGAAATGGGTCGCTCATTAG
- the hscA gene encoding Fe-S protein assembly chaperone HscA, with translation MREDRMALLDISDPKAPPRPIGIDLGTTNSLVACVRHGHPDVLTDCGEQVLLPSAVFYGENNEILVGDKAKEKAFDYPQQTILSVKRYMGRAADEPEVRNFNPYLFATSEGERANIVRFRVGSREITPVEVSAEILKALRQRAEKHLTRVGGAVITVPAYFNDAQRQATKDAARLAGMEVLRLLNEPTAAALAYGLDRQKNGIFAVYDLGGGTFDITILLLEDGIFKVKATGGDSSLGGDDFDRAIVCHLLDLSGWKEGEVHPPMFVRSLLEKARAIKHGLTETDEVTFDLKLYGQMENAAFSLSRDQLAVLISPLLEKTAVVCRRALKDARLLPEQLDGVILVGGSTRMPIVRAHVRDVFGQEPLVDLDPETIVVLGAAIQADILAGEQSDRDVLLLDVLPLSLGVEVGGGLVDKILHRNMTIPVSAKTVYTTQEDGQTGFAIHVLQGERERVQDCRSLARFTLRGIPPMKAGFAQLEVVFSIDTDGLLSVHAKELTTGKEQSVSVKPSYGLDEEAVERMLEEAYDRAEEDLKARKLLEAREEAHRLLRAVRGSLEKDKALLLPGEEANIEKAIQMLVFALEKEDADPIQNSIKTLDQATSNFALRRINHALSNVLRGHRTDEIE, from the coding sequence TTGAGAGAGGATCGTATGGCTCTTCTTGATATTTCTGATCCAAAAGCGCCTCCTCGCCCGATCGGTATCGATTTAGGAACTACCAATTCCCTTGTAGCTTGTGTCCGCCATGGGCACCCTGATGTATTGACCGATTGCGGTGAACAGGTTTTGCTGCCTAGTGCTGTATTTTATGGCGAAAACAATGAAATTTTAGTAGGAGATAAAGCAAAAGAGAAAGCTTTTGATTATCCTCAACAGACCATCTTGAGTGTCAAGCGGTACATGGGGCGAGCTGCAGATGAGCCTGAAGTTCGGAACTTCAACCCTTATTTATTCGCGACTTCGGAGGGGGAAAGGGCTAATATCGTCCGTTTCCGTGTGGGATCGCGTGAAATCACACCTGTAGAGGTGAGTGCAGAGATTTTGAAGGCTTTGCGGCAGCGTGCAGAAAAGCACCTAACGCGTGTAGGAGGGGCTGTGATCACAGTACCTGCCTATTTTAATGATGCGCAAAGACAGGCTACAAAAGACGCAGCTCGCCTTGCAGGTATGGAAGTGTTGAGGTTGCTCAATGAACCTACTGCAGCAGCGCTTGCATATGGATTGGACAGACAGAAAAATGGCATTTTTGCAGTGTACGATTTAGGGGGTGGGACTTTTGATATCACGATTCTCCTATTAGAAGACGGAATTTTCAAAGTCAAAGCTACAGGGGGAGATAGTAGTCTGGGAGGAGATGATTTTGACCGCGCGATTGTTTGTCACCTGCTCGATCTCTCCGGTTGGAAAGAAGGGGAAGTGCATCCTCCTATGTTTGTGCGTTCCCTTTTGGAAAAGGCGAGAGCGATCAAGCATGGTCTTACAGAAACCGACGAAGTTACTTTTGATTTAAAGCTGTATGGTCAGATGGAAAATGCTGCTTTTTCGTTGAGTCGAGACCAGTTAGCAGTTCTTATCTCGCCATTGCTTGAGAAGACAGCAGTGGTATGCCGTCGTGCTTTAAAAGATGCTCGACTTCTTCCTGAACAGCTGGATGGGGTAATTCTCGTGGGGGGTTCTACGCGTATGCCGATTGTGCGAGCTCATGTACGTGATGTCTTTGGGCAGGAACCTCTTGTCGATCTCGATCCGGAAACCATTGTAGTGTTAGGTGCAGCTATCCAAGCGGATATTCTGGCAGGAGAGCAGTCCGATAGAGATGTGCTCTTGCTTGATGTATTGCCTCTTTCTCTCGGTGTTGAGGTGGGGGGTGGGTTGGTGGACAAGATCCTCCATCGCAATATGACTATTCCAGTCAGCGCCAAAACAGTCTATACTACTCAAGAAGATGGGCAAACGGGGTTTGCAATCCATGTGTTACAGGGGGAGCGCGAGCGCGTACAGGATTGCCGCAGCTTAGCTCGTTTTACACTTCGGGGGATCCCTCCTATGAAGGCTGGTTTTGCTCAGTTGGAGGTTGTTTTTAGTATAGACACGGATGGTTTGCTGAGCGTTCATGCCAAGGAGCTCACTACTGGAAAAGAACAGAGTGTGAGTGTGAAGCCTTCCTATGGTCTGGATGAGGAAGCGGTTGAACGTATGTTGGAAGAAGCTTATGACCGGGCAGAAGAGGATTTAAAAGCCCGCAAGCTTCTAGAGGCACGGGAAGAAGCGCATCGGCTCCTTCGAGCTGTTCGTGGATCTTTGGAGAAGGATAAGGCGCTTCTTTTGCCGGGTGAAGAAGCGAACATTGAAAAGGCCATACAAATGCTTGTGTTTGCTTTAGAAAAAGAAGATGCTGATCCTATCCAAAACAGCATCAAGACGCTTGATCAAGCTACTTCTAATTTCGCCTTGCGCCGTATTAATCATGCCTTGTCGAATGTGCTCAGAGGGCATCGTACGGATGAGATAGAGTAG
- a CDS encoding 2Fe-2S iron-sulfur cluster-binding protein, which produces MVRVCFKGYGETQVALGTTILEAAQQIGAPEGCACGGVCACSTCHVYISKGSGLLSDMEDEESEILDKAFDIRPSSRLGCQARVEKEGIIEVEISRESLDTYLHEHPQEREKWGKGKFSQQ; this is translated from the coding sequence ATGGTTCGTGTTTGTTTTAAAGGCTACGGTGAGACACAAGTTGCCTTAGGAACTACGATTTTGGAAGCTGCTCAGCAGATAGGTGCTCCTGAGGGTTGCGCGTGTGGGGGTGTTTGCGCATGTTCTACATGCCATGTTTATATATCTAAAGGGAGTGGCTTGCTTTCTGATATGGAAGATGAAGAAAGCGAGATTTTGGATAAAGCGTTTGATATCCGACCCTCTTCACGCTTGGGATGTCAGGCACGAGTTGAAAAAGAAGGGATAATCGAAGTAGAAATCAGCCGCGAAAGCCTGGATACATACCTCCACGAGCATCCGCAAGAACGAGAGAAGTGGGGGAAGGGAAAGTTTTCTCAGCAATGA